A part of Melittangium boletus DSM 14713 genomic DNA contains:
- a CDS encoding M1 family aminopeptidase, with amino-acid sequence MPSMPAHPRHWPLLALFLLSGSATAGDFVPPEVQFSLQHLKNEEKARAAQALGPLEALPGYQVRLELDPPARKVKGHLRVELRVRDRALDAVHLRVTPNAFDPRMMLEAATVNGQPVKLERPEDGLYRLPLAAPVAPGGTVVVEVDLEGRVPRAQPGTGSLLGALGASGGGSAGGDYGAFSATEDFLSLVGVVPLVPPLDAGGTPWAGPTGVGDLALYEPANVLASILVPSGWKVHATGVAMGEVPQKDGRVRFSFAAGAVRDFPVFASRGYESATATVNGVSVESHFSARDAVVGKRVLKYAGDALTEFERRLGPLPFKTFRVVEAPLSGGAGGMEFPGLVTVGTSLYRGVANPESALEGIPGMEQMQGLLSAMGGDAAPLGQFAKVLERTLEFTVAHEVAHQYFAGLVGSDPINAPVVDESLAQYSALLYMEWKHGRDVAEQMRRDALVAAYHMMRMSGGKDGPADRPTSGFEDPLQYGALVYGKAPLLHHASRKLIGDEAFFKGLRAYVDTYRFKWTCSDCFTRELAKASPSHEKQLERLRVRWWREAHGDEDLGQPNLGSLLGGGAGGAAMDAETMKLMEELLPGLLNMGEE; translated from the coding sequence ATGCCCTCCATGCCCGCCCATCCGCGTCACTGGCCCCTGCTTGCCCTGTTCCTCCTGTCCGGGAGCGCCACGGCCGGGGACTTCGTCCCGCCCGAGGTGCAGTTCTCCCTGCAACACCTCAAGAACGAGGAGAAGGCCCGGGCGGCCCAGGCGCTCGGACCCCTGGAGGCCTTGCCCGGCTACCAGGTGCGATTGGAGTTGGACCCTCCGGCGCGCAAGGTGAAGGGCCATCTGCGGGTGGAGTTGCGCGTGCGTGACCGCGCGCTGGACGCCGTGCACCTGCGCGTCACCCCCAATGCCTTCGATCCCCGGATGATGCTCGAGGCGGCGACGGTGAACGGACAGCCCGTGAAGCTCGAGCGCCCCGAGGATGGGCTCTACCGGCTGCCGCTGGCCGCTCCCGTGGCGCCGGGGGGCACGGTGGTGGTGGAGGTGGACCTGGAGGGGCGGGTGCCTCGCGCGCAGCCGGGCACGGGCTCGCTCCTGGGGGCGCTCGGCGCGTCGGGAGGCGGTAGCGCGGGCGGCGACTACGGGGCCTTCTCCGCCACGGAGGACTTCTTGAGCCTGGTGGGCGTGGTGCCGCTGGTGCCGCCCCTCGACGCCGGGGGGACTCCCTGGGCCGGCCCCACGGGCGTGGGCGATCTGGCGCTGTACGAGCCCGCCAACGTGCTCGCGAGCATTCTCGTGCCCTCGGGTTGGAAGGTGCATGCCACGGGCGTGGCGATGGGCGAGGTGCCCCAGAAGGATGGCCGGGTGCGCTTCAGCTTCGCGGCGGGCGCGGTGCGCGACTTCCCCGTGTTCGCCTCGCGCGGCTATGAGAGCGCCACGGCGACGGTGAATGGCGTGAGCGTGGAGAGCCACTTCTCGGCCCGGGACGCGGTGGTGGGCAAGCGCGTGCTCAAGTACGCGGGGGACGCGCTCACCGAGTTCGAGCGGCGCCTGGGGCCCTTGCCCTTCAAGACCTTCCGCGTGGTGGAGGCGCCCTTGTCGGGAGGCGCGGGCGGCATGGAGTTTCCCGGCCTCGTCACCGTGGGCACGTCGCTCTACCGGGGCGTGGCCAACCCGGAGAGCGCGCTCGAGGGCATTCCGGGTATGGAGCAGATGCAGGGGCTGTTGAGCGCCATGGGCGGTGACGCGGCGCCGCTCGGCCAGTTCGCCAAGGTGCTCGAGCGCACGCTCGAATTCACCGTCGCTCACGAGGTGGCGCACCAGTATTTCGCGGGGCTGGTGGGCTCGGATCCCATCAACGCGCCCGTGGTGGACGAGTCCCTGGCCCAGTACTCGGCGCTGCTCTACATGGAGTGGAAGCACGGGCGCGACGTGGCGGAGCAGATGCGGCGGGACGCGCTCGTGGCGGCCTACCACATGATGCGCATGTCGGGCGGCAAGGACGGCCCGGCGGACCGGCCCACCTCGGGCTTCGAGGATCCCTTGCAGTATGGCGCGCTGGTGTACGGCAAGGCGCCCTTGCTGCATCACGCCTCGCGCAAGCTCATCGGCGACGAGGCCTTCTTCAAGGGTCTGCGCGCCTACGTGGACACGTACCGCTTCAAGTGGACGTGCTCGGACTGCTTCACCCGGGAGCTGGCCAAGGCCAGTCCCTCGCACGAGAAGCAGCTCGAGCGCCTGCGCGTGCGCTGGTGGCGGGAAGCGCACGGGGACGAGGACCTGGGTCAGCCCAACCTGGGCTCGCTCCTGGGCGGCGGCGCGGGCGGCGCCGCCATGGACGCCGAGACGATGAAGCTCATGGAGGAGCTTCTGCCGGGCCTGTTGAACATGGGCGAGGAGTAG
- a CDS encoding rhomboid family intramembrane serine protease, with product MTSPSNPLGPLQLPPEPEPERAEPPPEPPRARMPRPPPVCAAIIGGSVALFVLDAVLSGGGTLNGRMGPLFRQLALYGPLVQEGEYWRTLGFIFTHGGPLHLGFNMWVAYSLGGPFERAIGSRRFLMLSVITALGSSAFALLFNFNIPTVGASGMILGYGGAVLLTATREFRRSIIFWLLQVAALSLLPGVSWAGHLGGFLFGVPVGIALRAGPRVFTRAAPLLLAVALAVVYISANPERFGRIP from the coding sequence ATGACCTCTCCCAGCAATCCCCTTGGCCCCCTACAGTTGCCCCCCGAGCCCGAGCCCGAACGGGCCGAGCCTCCGCCCGAGCCTCCTCGTGCGCGGATGCCCCGGCCCCCGCCCGTCTGCGCGGCCATCATCGGGGGCTCGGTGGCGCTGTTCGTCCTGGACGCCGTCCTGAGCGGGGGCGGCACCCTCAATGGGCGCATGGGCCCCCTCTTCCGGCAACTCGCGCTCTATGGGCCCCTCGTGCAAGAGGGCGAGTACTGGCGGACGCTCGGCTTCATCTTCACCCATGGAGGCCCGCTGCACCTGGGCTTCAACATGTGGGTGGCCTACTCGCTCGGCGGCCCCTTCGAACGGGCCATCGGCAGCAGGCGATTCCTGATGCTGTCCGTCATCACCGCGCTGGGCTCGTCCGCCTTCGCCCTGCTCTTCAACTTCAACATCCCCACGGTGGGCGCCTCGGGGATGATCCTCGGCTACGGCGGGGCGGTGCTGCTGACGGCCACGCGGGAGTTCCGCCGGAGCATCATCTTCTGGTTGTTGCAGGTGGCGGCGCTCAGCCTGCTTCCCGGCGTGAGCTGGGCGGGGCACCTGGGAGGCTTCCTCTTCGGAGTACCCGTGGGCATCGCCTTGCGTGCCGGCCCCCGCGTCTTCACGCGCGCCGCGCCCCTACTGCTCGCCGTGGCGCTGGCGGTGGTCTACATCTCCGCGAACCCGGAGCGCTTCGGCCGCATCCCCTGA